The stretch of DNA GCAGGAGGCCAGGTTCGGCCGCTTGTAGAGGGCGATGACGATGGAGGTCCGCAGGATCAGGTCGGTGAGCAGGGTCCCCAGCACGCGGTTGGGCGAGAGCTCGGCCAGCAGGTGGTGGATGGCCAGGGAGTGCTCGATGCGGGCCGGCTCGTCGCCCCGCCCGTGGGCCTCGATCTCGGCTCGGGCCTCTGCCGCGAGCCGGGCCCGCGCGGCGGCGTCGAGGCGACCGGCCAGCAGCGCGGCGACCTCTCCCTCCACCAGGCGGCGGGCCGCGAAGGTCTCGCGGGTCTCCTCGATGCTCGGCGCGCGGACCCGCGCCACCTGGTTGGGACGCTGGTCCACCACCTGCTCGGAGGCCAGCCGGGTGAGGGCCTTGCGCACCACCGAGCGACTCACCCCGAAGACTTCTCCCAGCGTCACCTCCGGCAGCCGGGTGCCGGGTGGCAGGCGCTGCATCAGCACCGCCCGGCGTACCTTGTCGACGATGTCCCGGTCGCTGATGCGCCGCCCGGCGCCGACCTCGGCCAGCACCTCCTCCTGCCACTCGTGCATGATCATTCCTCAAGGGGTTTGCCGACAGCTTCTCATCCCGCCACCGGAATGGCCACAGCAGACGGACCTATCGTATACAAGGATCACGCATCGGCCTGGTGCTCCCTCCCCACGTCCAGGACCTTCAGGGTATTGGTGCCGCCGTGGGCATTCATGTGGTCGCCCCGGGTGAGGATCACGTGGTCGCCGGGCGCGGCGATGCCCTGGCGGACCAGCAGCGCCAGGGCCTGGTCGTTGAGCTCGGTGGCGCCCATCTCGCTGGTGTCGAAGGGCAGCGAGACCACCCCGCGGTAGAGCGCCATGCGCCGCTGGGCGATCGGGTTGTGGGCCAGCCCGACGATGGGCAGCCCCGAGCTGATCCGCGAGGCGATCAGCGGCGTGTAGCCGGAGGCGGTCATGCAGGCGATGGCGGCCACCCCGGCGAGGTGGTTGGCGGCGTACATGGCGGACAGCGCGATGGTCTCGTCGATCCGGCTGAAGCCCTCGTGGATGCGGTGGCCGGACTCCTGGATGCGCCGTTCGCGCTCGGCGCCCAGGCAGACCCGGTCCATCGCCTCGACGGTCTCCACCGGGAAGTCGCCGGCGGCGGTCTCGGCGGAGAGCATCACCGCATCGGTGCCGTCGAGCACGGCGTTGGCCACGTCGAAGACCTCGGCCCGGGTGGGCAGCGGCGAGTCGATCATCGACTCCATCATCTGGGTGGCGGTGATCACCGCGCGGTTCAGCGTGCGGGCGTGCTTGATGATGCGCTTCTGGGTGCCGATCAGCTTGGCGTCGCCGATCTCCACGCCCAGGTCGCCGCGGGCCACCATCACCGCCTCGCTGGCGCGGATGATGCCGTCCAGGGTGGCGTCGTCGGCCACGGCCTCGGCGCGCTCGAGCTTGGCCACCAGGCCGATCTCGGCGCCTGCCTCGCCGAGCAGCTCGCGGGCCTCGACCATGTCGGCGGCGCTGCGCGGGAAGGAGATCGCCAGGTAGTCGACGCCGATCGCCACGGCGGTGGCGAGGTCGGCCTTGTCCTTGGCGGTCAGCGCCGGGGCGGAGAGGCCGCCGCCCTGCTTGTTGATGCCCTTGTTGTTGGAGAGCCGGCCGCCCACCACCACGCTGGTGTGGATCAGGTGGTCGGCGACCCGGTTGACGTCGAGCACCAGCCGGCCGTCGTCGAGCAGCAGGCGGTCGCCGGGGCCGACGTCGTCGGCCAGGGTCTTGTAGTCGCAGCCGACGCGGGTCTCGTCGCCCTGGTCGCTGCCCAGGCCCATGTCGAGGATGAAGGACTGGCCCTCCTCGAGGGTCACGGCGCCCTCCCTGAAGCGGGCGATGCGGATCTTGGGGCCCTGGAGGTCGCCGAGGACGGCGACACTGCGCCCCAGGCGCTCGGCGATCTCGCGCACCCGGGTCAGGCGCTGGCGGTGGTCGTCGGGGCTGCCGTGGGAGAAGTTGAGGCGCACCACGTCGACGCCGGCTTTGAGCATCGCCTCCAGCACGCCCTCCCGGTCGCTGGCCGGGCCCAGGGTGGCAACGATCTTGGTGCGGCGGATGGGGATGCGGGGAGGAGCGGTTTGTGGCTGCGTCATGGGGTCCTCGGCAGTACCAGGATGGCACGGAAATCGTTGACGTTGGTGCGCGTCGGTCCGGTGACGATCAGGTCGTCCAGGGCCGCGAAGAAAGTATACGCGTCATTGCGTGACAGATGGTCGAGGACATCGAGGCCCGCGGCACGGGCACGCGCCCAGTCCTCGGGCGAGAACAGTGCCCCGGCATTGTCCTCGAACCCATCGATGCCGTCGGTATCGATGGCCAGGGCATGGATGCCCTCGGCACCGCGCAGGGTCTCGAACAGCCCCAGCAGGTACTCGACA from Halomonas aestuarii encodes:
- the pyk gene encoding pyruvate kinase, which produces MTQPQTAPPRIPIRRTKIVATLGPASDREGVLEAMLKAGVDVVRLNFSHGSPDDHRQRLTRVREIAERLGRSVAVLGDLQGPKIRIARFREGAVTLEEGQSFILDMGLGSDQGDETRVGCDYKTLADDVGPGDRLLLDDGRLVLDVNRVADHLIHTSVVVGGRLSNNKGINKQGGGLSAPALTAKDKADLATAVAIGVDYLAISFPRSAADMVEARELLGEAGAEIGLVAKLERAEAVADDATLDGIIRASEAVMVARGDLGVEIGDAKLIGTQKRIIKHARTLNRAVITATQMMESMIDSPLPTRAEVFDVANAVLDGTDAVMLSAETAAGDFPVETVEAMDRVCLGAERERRIQESGHRIHEGFSRIDETIALSAMYAANHLAGVAAIACMTASGYTPLIASRISSGLPIVGLAHNPIAQRRMALYRGVVSLPFDTSEMGATELNDQALALLVRQGIAAPGDHVILTRGDHMNAHGGTNTLKVLDVGREHQADA
- a CDS encoding GntR family transcriptional regulator, which encodes MHEWQEEVLAEVGAGRRISDRDIVDKVRRAVLMQRLPPGTRLPEVTLGEVFGVSRSVVRKALTRLASEQVVDQRPNQVARVRAPSIEETRETFAARRLVEGEVAALLAGRLDAAARARLAAEARAEIEAHGRGDEPARIEHSLAIHHLLAELSPNRVLGTLLTDLILRTSIVIALYKRPNLASCFLEGDHTALLAALEAGEAEAARRAILRHLESLEGLLDLSPRESRIDLMAILGQAGEPGS